Part of the Bifidobacterium sp. ESL0775 genome is shown below.
GTGGTCGAGGATATGCGCTGTGTTGGCGGTTTGGGCTGAGTTGGTCGCGCTGGCTTGGTTAGTTGGGGTCGCGTCCGGCGTCTTACGGACCGGATGAGCGTTGGAAGGCGCAACAGAAGAAGGACTATCGATCCCGCTCACCGGAATCGAAGGTGGCATGTTGGCATTATCCGGATTTTCCGGTGTCAATGAGGAATCTGAGGTGTCTGGCATATCGCGGTCACCTCAATTCGAACGTCGTGGCGCCGATGCGCACCGGCACGCGCGCGGGCAGGACCACGGGCGAGGTGATGCGGCGGTGGTTGACGATGGTGCCGTTCGTGCTGCCAAGGTCTTCGATGGCCCAGGAGCCCGAGGCGGGGTCGGCGTAGACGCGGGCGTGCTGCGAGGAGACGAATTCATCGTCAAGCACGACGGTGTTCGAGCTGGAGCGGCCGAGGGTGATGGTGCCGTTGCTCAACGGAACGGAGGAACCGGCGAGCGGCCCGTCGATGATGGTCAGAAGCGTCGGTTTGGCGTTGACACCGGCTCCGCCAGCGCTGCCCATTTGCATGCCTGGGTTGCCGCGGTGCGAGGTGGCCATAGGCGCGTTCGCCATGGCGGGCATCGGGTTGGATTCGGCGGCCTTGCGCGCGCGTCGTGCACTCTTGCGGTGCGACCACGATTTGTGCGGGCTCAGTGTGTCGACGTCGCGTTTCAGCGAGCGGACGGCGAGCCATACGAAAACCCAGAGCAGGGCGAGGAAGCCATACTTGAGAATCGCAAAGGTAAGTTCGGTGATCATTGGCGATGTACCTGGCGTCTGGCCGTTATTCCTGATCCTGCGATGAAGCCCAATAGAGGATGCGGGTGCGGCCGATAGTAATGGTGTTGCCGTCGAGCAGGGTCGCCGCCGGCACTTGGTGCCCTTCCACGTAGGTTCCGTTGGTGGAGCCCAAATCGCGGGCGATGGTGCCGTTCGGGGTGATGTCGATCTCGAGGTGGTTGCGGGAGATGCCCGGATCGTCGATGACGATGTCGCAGCCGGAGCCGCGGCCGACGATGGTCTTGTCTTTGGTGAGGAGGTATTGGTTGCCGTTAATCTCAAGCATCGGGCTGTCTTGCGACTGGTTCTCGGTGGTCACGGGAACGGCGTTGCCTTGCACGGATTCGCTAGTGAGCTTGAAGTTGCCCTTGCTCAAGTCAAGGTCTTCCTCGAAGATGACCACGACGGGGCCGACGAAGGCGTAGTGCTGGCTTTTGGCGTATTGCGTGAGGTTGTCCGCGAGCTCGTTGGCCAGCGTCTCGCTGCCCCATTGCTCGATGCGGTCGAAGTCGGGCGTGCTCAGCTTGAAGCGGTATTCGTTCGGGGCGACGGTGCGGTCGCGCCCGACCGGCATGGCCTCGGCGTCGATCTCGCGTTCGAGAGCGCTGGAGAGGTCGACCGGCTGGAGGTCTTTCGAGCCGAACTTCGAGAAGACGCCGTTGACGGCTCCCTCAACGCTTTTCTCAAAACGATCAAAAACGCTCATCCGAGCCCCTTTCTATCCGTACCCATCTTACGCGAGGCCTCAAACCAGTTGCGATTTTGCCCCCCAATCCGTGCAATTTCTTCATTGTGCGCGTCTATAGATGCGGCAAGTGCGGGCCCTTATTAGGGACTAGCCTTTAGTCGATAATTTGCTGCAGGTCGTGCAGGAAGAGCAGGGGCCCCATTTGGTGTTGAATGACTGGTCACCGCCGTAGACCACGATGCGGTGGCCCTTGTTCACGCCGAGGCTGATTTCATTTCCAGAGGTTCTGGTCCCGCCAGTCGAGCGGGAATCCCATTTGGGTGACCGGAATGTGGGGGTTGTCGTCCATGAGTTTGATGAATTTGTCTTGCCAGTTGTTGGTGCCTTCAATCTGTTTGAGCAGGTAGTTTTCCATGGTGATGAACGTTGCCGGGCCTTGTCGCCCGCGCAGGAAGTCCCAGTCGTGGCCCCACCAGTCGCCTTGGTATGTCCGTGTGGGAAGGCTGTCTGGAAGTTTTGGCGCTATTAGATTTGATTTGGAGTTCCATAGGCGGTCGTGGTGGGCCGTCATGTTTCTCACGCATCTGATGGTTTCGAGCCATTGGTCAAGGCGTTTCACGTCGCCTCTCTCCGATGTCTGGGGGTTTGAGCTGGGCATGCCGAGCCTGCACGCCAGTTCGTTTTTGATGTGTTCCGGAGCTCCTTGGTATAGGAAAAGCTTCAGTGTGCCGTAGTCAAGGCAGCCGACGAGCATCCAGTATGGCGGCAGGGGATTGCTGTATGTCTTTCTGAAATGTCTGATGTAGGGTAGTTGTGAGCGTGAGTAGGAACGAAGGAAGTTCTCAAGGGCGGCGTGCCAGCCCTGCGGGCCACCGTCAGATAGGTTTGGTAATCCTGCTTTCTCCATGTAACCGAAAGATCCGTGGAAGAGGGCCAGTTTGGTACCGAGGAAACTTCTCAGAAAAGCCTCTATGGTGATGATTCCGTCGAATACCACGACTCTTAGTTGCTGGTCGAAGATGTAGCGTTCCCAGATGTCGCTGAAGTCGGTATTTGGAAGGAATGGTAGGTTCCGCTTACTCTGGTTATCGTCCTGGGGTGTCAAGAATGGATACCAGTAGCCTTTGAGCCGATAGTAGCCTACGCGTTGTATCCGGTTGGCCAAGTCATCGGAGGTTATACCTTGCAGGCCCTTGTCCATGAGTCGTGAGGCTAGCTGTTCGGGAGCCATGGCCTCGTGTGAAGGGTAAGGAATAAGGGGTCGTTCAGCCACGGTGCTGTCCTTTTCGCGTATGAAAATGCCACCCTAGGATGTCCCCTTTCGGAGTACTGGTGGCTTTTAACAACTTAAGATTATCGAAAAGTCAAATGGCGCCACGCGTATTTACAAAAATTTCACATATATATTGGTCGATAAGACATATTTTATCTACTTTCTTGGAATGTCTGGAATGCCTAGAAAAATTCGACGAAAACGTTGGTAAATCGATGAAAATAGTGTCCGGAATAATGCCTGAAATGTTCACAAAGATGCCTTGATTTTCTATCCCGCCATGCTGAATATGGGTGTACGTATGTCGATGGTTACGGGGCTGAGCTGGTCGACGTCCGCTTGGTCGATGATTTGCTGCAGGTCGTGCAGGGAGAGTAGTCGCCCCGATCTTTAGCGAGGTCTATTCCATAGATTTAGCAATATCTACTCCCGAAGTTCTATGCAGTCTGCCACAGAAATTTCAAGAGACATGTTTTTGGAATCTGCTGAGAATTATCAGATTTTAGATACTCGATCCTAAAGCAGCCCTGCCATGTAGAGGGGGAGGCGCACCACGTCACCGTTTACGCTGAGTGGCTTGGGGTGCAGGATGTAGCGTGTGCCGACCTGGGGGCCGAATTTGGCCTTGAATTTGTTGAGTGAG
Proteins encoded:
- a CDS encoding FHA domain-containing protein gives rise to the protein MITELTFAILKYGFLALLWVFVWLAVRSLKRDVDTLSPHKSWSHRKSARRARKAAESNPMPAMANAPMATSHRGNPGMQMGSAGGAGVNAKPTLLTIIDGPLAGSSVPLSNGTITLGRSSSNTVVLDDEFVSSQHARVYADPASGSWAIEDLGSTNGTIVNHRRITSPVVLPARVPVRIGATTFELR
- a CDS encoding DUF3662 and FHA domain-containing protein, producing the protein MSVFDRFEKSVEGAVNGVFSKFGSKDLQPVDLSSALEREIDAEAMPVGRDRTVAPNEYRFKLSTPDFDRIEQWGSETLANELADNLTQYAKSQHYAFVGPVVVIFEEDLDLSKGNFKLTSESVQGNAVPVTTENQSQDSPMLEINGNQYLLTKDKTIVGRGSGCDIVIDDPGISRNHLEIDITPNGTIARDLGSTNGTYVEGHQVPAATLLDGNTITIGRTRILYWASSQDQE
- a CDS encoding Abi family protein, whose protein sequence is MAPEQLASRLMDKGLQGITSDDLANRIQRVGYYRLKGYWYPFLTPQDDNQSKRNLPFLPNTDFSDIWERYIFDQQLRVVVFDGIITIEAFLRSFLGTKLALFHGSFGYMEKAGLPNLSDGGPQGWHAALENFLRSYSRSQLPYIRHFRKTYSNPLPPYWMLVGCLDYGTLKLFLYQGAPEHIKNELACRLGMPSSNPQTSERGDVKRLDQWLETIRCVRNMTAHHDRLWNSKSNLIAPKLPDSLPTRTYQGDWWGHDWDFLRGRQGPATFITMENYLLKQIEGTNNWQDKFIKLMDDNPHIPVTQMGFPLDWRDQNLWK